From Eptesicus fuscus isolate TK198812 chromosome 14, DD_ASM_mEF_20220401, whole genome shotgun sequence, one genomic window encodes:
- the ASB10 gene encoding ankyrin repeat and SOCS box protein 10 isoform X1 — MSWSPDECRGWEEPPGDRRALCARLVEKPSSGSAEHPESGPGPIVTRTASGPALAFWQALLAGDVGSVSSILADSSTGLAPDSIFDTSDPERWRDYRFNIRALRLWSLTYEEELTTPLHVAASRGHADVVQLLLRRRAKPDGAPGGRTALHEACAAGHTACVHALLVAGADPDIPDQDGKRPLHLCRGAGTLECAELLLRFGAKVDGRSEENEETPLHVAARLGHVELADLLLRRGAYPDARDAEGWTPLLAACDTRCTPPTAPEATAARCLQLCRLLLSAGADPDAADQDRRRPLHLACLRGYAAIVELLLSCGVSVNAMDYGGHTALHCALQGPPLAVAQSPEHAVRALLNHGAVRIWPGALPKVLERWCTSPRTIEVLMNTYSVMKLPEEAAGLVPPEVLQKHHRFYSSLFALVRQPRSLQHLSRCVLRAHLEACLPHALARLPLPPRLLRYLQLDFEDVLY, encoded by the exons ATGAGCTGGTCCCCAGATGAgtgcagggggtgggaagagCCCCCAGGTGACAGACGTGCCCTCTGtgccaggctggtggagaagCCCAGCAGTGGGTCTGCAGAACACCCAGAGTCTGGCCCGGGACCCATCGTCACCCGCACAGCCTCAGGACCTGCCCTGGCCTTCTGGCAGGCATTGCTGGCCGGGGACGTGGGCTCCGTCTCCAGCATCCTCGCCGACTCCAGCACTGGCCTGGCACCAGATTCCATCTTTGATACCAGCGACCCAGAGAGATGGAGGGATTACCGCTTCAACATTCGCGCTCTGA GACTCTGGTCTCTGACTTACGAAGAGGAGCTGACCACCCCACTGCATGTGGCGGCCAGCCGGGGCCACGCGGATGttgtgcagctgctgctgagGCGGCGGGCAAAGCCAGACGGTGCCCCCGGGGGCCGCACCGCCCTGCATGAGGCCTGTGCCGCAGGCCACACCGCCTGTGTCCATGCGCTGCTGGTGGCAGGAGCCGACCCCGACATCCCTGACCAGGATGGGAAACGCCCCTTGCACCTCTGCCGGGGGGCTGGCACCCTCGA ATGTGCAGAGCTGCTCCTGAGGTTTGGGGCGAAAGTGGATGGTCGGTCCGAGGAGAACGAGGAGACCCCTTTGCATGTGGCCGCCCGGCTGGGCCATGTGGAGCTGGCAGACTTACTTCTAAGACGGGGTGCATACCCAGATGCCCGAGACGCTGAAGGCTGGACACCGCTGCTGGCTGCCTGTGACACCcgctgcacgccccccaccgcccCTGAGGCTACCGCAGCCCGCTGCCTCCAGCTGTGCCGCTTGCTGCTCTCAGCTGGTGCCGACCCCGACGCTGCCGACCAGGACAGGCGGCGGCCCCTGCATCTGGCCTGCCTCCGCGGCTATGCGGCCATCGTGGAACTGCTCCTGTCCTGTGGCGTCAGTGTCAACGCCATGGACTATGGGGGACACACAGCCCTGCACTGTGCTCTGCAGGGTCCACCCTTGGCCgtggcccagagcccagagcatgCAGTGCGAGCTCTGCTCAACCACGGTGCCGTCCGAATCTGGCCTGGGGCTCTCCCCAAG gtgCTGGAACGCTGGTGCACGTCCCCGCGCACCATCGAGGTCCTGATGAACACTTACAGTGTCATGAAGCTTCCTGAGGAGGCCGCGGGGCTGGTACCTCCTGAAGTTCTGCAG AAGCACCACCGTTTCTACTCCTCCCTCTTCGCCTTGGTGAGGCAGCCCAGATCGCTGCAGCACCTGAGCCGCTGTGTGCTCCGAGCTCACCTGGAGGCCTGTCTGCCCCACGCCCTGGCCCGCCTTCCCCTGCCGCCCCGCCTGCTCCGCTACCTGCAGCTGGACTTTGAGGACGTGCTCTACTAG
- the ASB10 gene encoding ankyrin repeat and SOCS box protein 10 isoform X2, whose amino-acid sequence MEQPPERLVEKPSSGSAEHPESGPGPIVTRTASGPALAFWQALLAGDVGSVSSILADSSTGLAPDSIFDTSDPERWRDYRFNIRALRLWSLTYEEELTTPLHVAASRGHADVVQLLLRRRAKPDGAPGGRTALHEACAAGHTACVHALLVAGADPDIPDQDGKRPLHLCRGAGTLECAELLLRFGAKVDGRSEENEETPLHVAARLGHVELADLLLRRGAYPDARDAEGWTPLLAACDTRCTPPTAPEATAARCLQLCRLLLSAGADPDAADQDRRRPLHLACLRGYAAIVELLLSCGVSVNAMDYGGHTALHCALQGPPLAVAQSPEHAVRALLNHGAVRIWPGALPKVLERWCTSPRTIEVLMNTYSVMKLPEEAAGLVPPEVLQKHHRFYSSLFALVRQPRSLQHLSRCVLRAHLEACLPHALARLPLPPRLLRYLQLDFEDVLY is encoded by the exons ATGGAGCAGCCACCAGAGAG gctggtggagaagCCCAGCAGTGGGTCTGCAGAACACCCAGAGTCTGGCCCGGGACCCATCGTCACCCGCACAGCCTCAGGACCTGCCCTGGCCTTCTGGCAGGCATTGCTGGCCGGGGACGTGGGCTCCGTCTCCAGCATCCTCGCCGACTCCAGCACTGGCCTGGCACCAGATTCCATCTTTGATACCAGCGACCCAGAGAGATGGAGGGATTACCGCTTCAACATTCGCGCTCTGA GACTCTGGTCTCTGACTTACGAAGAGGAGCTGACCACCCCACTGCATGTGGCGGCCAGCCGGGGCCACGCGGATGttgtgcagctgctgctgagGCGGCGGGCAAAGCCAGACGGTGCCCCCGGGGGCCGCACCGCCCTGCATGAGGCCTGTGCCGCAGGCCACACCGCCTGTGTCCATGCGCTGCTGGTGGCAGGAGCCGACCCCGACATCCCTGACCAGGATGGGAAACGCCCCTTGCACCTCTGCCGGGGGGCTGGCACCCTCGA ATGTGCAGAGCTGCTCCTGAGGTTTGGGGCGAAAGTGGATGGTCGGTCCGAGGAGAACGAGGAGACCCCTTTGCATGTGGCCGCCCGGCTGGGCCATGTGGAGCTGGCAGACTTACTTCTAAGACGGGGTGCATACCCAGATGCCCGAGACGCTGAAGGCTGGACACCGCTGCTGGCTGCCTGTGACACCcgctgcacgccccccaccgcccCTGAGGCTACCGCAGCCCGCTGCCTCCAGCTGTGCCGCTTGCTGCTCTCAGCTGGTGCCGACCCCGACGCTGCCGACCAGGACAGGCGGCGGCCCCTGCATCTGGCCTGCCTCCGCGGCTATGCGGCCATCGTGGAACTGCTCCTGTCCTGTGGCGTCAGTGTCAACGCCATGGACTATGGGGGACACACAGCCCTGCACTGTGCTCTGCAGGGTCCACCCTTGGCCgtggcccagagcccagagcatgCAGTGCGAGCTCTGCTCAACCACGGTGCCGTCCGAATCTGGCCTGGGGCTCTCCCCAAG gtgCTGGAACGCTGGTGCACGTCCCCGCGCACCATCGAGGTCCTGATGAACACTTACAGTGTCATGAAGCTTCCTGAGGAGGCCGCGGGGCTGGTACCTCCTGAAGTTCTGCAG AAGCACCACCGTTTCTACTCCTCCCTCTTCGCCTTGGTGAGGCAGCCCAGATCGCTGCAGCACCTGAGCCGCTGTGTGCTCCGAGCTCACCTGGAGGCCTGTCTGCCCCACGCCCTGGCCCGCCTTCCCCTGCCGCCCCGCCTGCTCCGCTACCTGCAGCTGGACTTTGAGGACGTGCTCTACTAG